The following coding sequences lie in one bacterium genomic window:
- a CDS encoding flagellin, protein MSTRINHNLLSLGAQRSVWMAQNDLDKAVQRLSSGLRINYAWDDPTGLGISERLRSSIVGMVEAEKNASYNVNMLQTAEGALAVIDEKLVRMRAIAVQAANGILTTLDRQVANVEFQQLKSEADRIARTANYNGYYLLDGTRAAATASTDTTQALGYNGVSNTADGNSIKFHIGESNNNGTDYYYVNLGGMTAADLGIDGLNVADTASAQSAIETLIAAINSKDTERTFIGSMVERLQNTILNLKIARENATASESQIRDADFAEEMSNFTRAQILMQTGVSMLSTANSIPNIVAQLVG, encoded by the coding sequence ATGAGTACACGTATCAACCACAATCTGCTGTCTCTCGGCGCGCAACGCTCCGTGTGGATGGCACAGAACGACTTGGACAAAGCTGTTCAGCGACTGTCCAGCGGTCTGCGCATCAACTACGCTTGGGATGATCCCACTGGCTTGGGCATTAGCGAGCGTCTCCGCTCTTCGATTGTCGGAATGGTCGAAGCTGAGAAGAATGCCTCTTATAATGTCAACATGCTGCAAACGGCGGAAGGCGCGCTGGCCGTAATCGACGAAAAGCTGGTGCGCATGCGCGCTATCGCTGTGCAGGCAGCCAACGGAATTCTCACGACCCTCGATCGACAGGTCGCCAACGTGGAGTTTCAGCAGCTGAAGAGTGAAGCCGACCGTATCGCCCGCACGGCAAACTACAATGGCTACTACTTGCTCGACGGCACGCGTGCGGCGGCGACTGCAAGCACAGACACCACGCAGGCGCTGGGATACAACGGTGTGAGCAACACTGCTGATGGAAACTCCATCAAGTTCCACATCGGTGAGAGCAATAACAACGGCACCGACTACTACTACGTCAATTTGGGCGGTATGACGGCAGCGGACCTCGGTATTGACGGTTTAAACGTTGCGGACACGGCTTCCGCACAGTCGGCAATCGAAACCCTGATCGCCGCCATTAATTCTAAGGATACAGAGCGCACGTTCATCGGCTCGATGGTGGAACGTCTGCAGAACACCATTCTGAACCTGAAGATCGCGCGCGAAAACGCGACGGCGTCCGAATCGCAAATCCGTGACGCTGACTTCGCCGAAGAAATGTCGAACTTCACCCGCGCTCAAATTCTGATGCAGACGGGTGTCTCGATGCTGTCGACGGCGAATTCAATCCCGAACATTGTCGCGCAGCTCGTAGGCTAA
- the asnB gene encoding asparagine synthase (glutamine-hydrolyzing), with amino-acid sequence MSPAADASTVLKRALELLEFRGPDTQSFALIENGGIGHCRLILRDATGGSQPRELRDGRKLAFVGELYNDGFLRSLLEVRGSYSSSRSDTEVLAKAIELWGDDVWYKLDGMFAVTLVSRDNRSLQLVRDSFGIKPLFYSVGDHGAAAASEPAALRSMFASHAASATGVTHYLLTSQVIHHNKTVWQAIDAVPPGHSVTLSDQSVVAVSWRNENSEKLTSVDQSEAATRLRYLLSEAVYRQRQADFPLGVFLSGGLDSSLIAALLAEHQTEPLQTFAIALQGDSEDLDFADRMAVHISANHVGVEATPQEFFSAMRDLTERRALPVSLPNEVLIHLLARVAARSVKAVLCGEGADELFGGYHRLHAKLRSVNNERAALIDAYRSATAWFSREDLQVALRLPVSVSAWQEADQVYLSAMLEHSIGADQVQSLLLYDHFPHLLLRLDGATMAASLEGRVPFTDPDVVQFARNLPSELLKPVYGLEKALLRKAGQGLLPEAILSRPKRAFNASLAILFASEEGQAELNRALGQPFIANLFHQEKLERILIEDSRSQVFHRTWLICSLGMWSDVCGVSEIC; translated from the coding sequence TTGTCCCCGGCCGCTGATGCTTCCACAGTGCTGAAGCGTGCACTGGAGTTGCTCGAGTTTCGTGGTCCGGACACGCAGAGCTTTGCGCTTATTGAGAATGGTGGAATCGGTCATTGTCGTTTGATTTTGCGCGATGCGACTGGTGGTAGCCAGCCCCGCGAACTTCGAGACGGACGAAAACTGGCATTTGTCGGGGAACTATATAATGATGGCTTCCTGCGATCCCTGCTCGAAGTCAGAGGCTCTTACAGTTCCTCGCGAAGTGACACTGAAGTATTGGCCAAAGCTATCGAACTCTGGGGCGATGACGTGTGGTACAAGCTTGACGGGATGTTTGCGGTGACTCTGGTTTCCCGAGATAATCGCTCTCTTCAGCTTGTACGGGACAGTTTTGGAATAAAACCGCTTTTTTACTCGGTTGGCGACCACGGAGCTGCTGCTGCGTCAGAGCCTGCAGCACTTCGCAGCATGTTTGCCAGCCATGCGGCATCGGCGACCGGGGTGACCCACTACTTGCTCACCTCTCAAGTTATTCATCACAACAAGACGGTCTGGCAGGCAATTGATGCGGTTCCTCCCGGTCACTCCGTGACTTTGTCAGATCAGAGTGTAGTTGCGGTATCGTGGCGAAACGAGAACTCAGAGAAGTTGACATCTGTTGACCAGTCGGAAGCTGCGACAAGGCTGCGCTATCTTCTGAGCGAAGCGGTCTATCGACAACGTCAGGCTGATTTTCCCCTTGGTGTCTTCCTCTCTGGTGGTTTGGACAGTTCGTTGATTGCCGCGTTGCTGGCTGAACACCAGACTGAACCACTTCAAACTTTTGCCATTGCTTTGCAAGGCGACTCGGAAGACCTTGATTTTGCCGATCGCATGGCAGTACACATCTCCGCAAATCACGTGGGCGTCGAAGCTACCCCGCAGGAGTTCTTCTCAGCAATGCGCGACCTCACAGAGAGACGCGCGCTGCCGGTTTCGCTTCCAAACGAAGTCTTGATTCACTTGCTCGCGAGGGTTGCCGCACGAAGTGTTAAAGCCGTTCTCTGTGGTGAAGGGGCGGATGAGCTCTTTGGTGGTTACCACCGCCTGCATGCAAAGTTGAGGAGCGTCAATAATGAGCGCGCAGCCCTAATAGATGCCTATCGATCTGCGACGGCTTGGTTCAGCCGAGAAGACTTGCAGGTCGCCCTGCGACTCCCCGTCAGTGTGAGCGCCTGGCAGGAAGCTGATCAGGTGTACCTCTCTGCTATGCTCGAGCATAGCATCGGTGCTGATCAAGTTCAATCGCTTCTCCTATATGATCACTTCCCGCATTTGCTCCTGAGGCTCGATGGAGCAACGATGGCGGCATCGCTTGAAGGCCGTGTTCCGTTCACTGATCCTGACGTCGTGCAATTTGCAAGAAACCTGCCGTCCGAGCTGCTGAAGCCGGTCTACGGACTTGAGAAGGCACTGCTTCGCAAAGCCGGTCAGGGTCTCTTGCCCGAAGCGATTCTCAGTCGTCCCAAGCGCGCCTTCAACGCCTCCCTCGCAATTTTATTTGCTAGCGAGGAGGGTCAAGCTGAGTTAAATCGCGCTTTAGGACAACCGTTCATTGCTAATCTTTTTCATCAAGAAAAGCTTGAGCGGATTCTTATTGAAGACTCCAGAAGTCAAGTCTTTCACCGTACTTGGCTGATTTGCTCTTTGGGTATGTGGTCAGACGTGTGCGGGGTCAGCGAGATTTGCTGA
- a CDS encoding flagellin, with translation MSTRINHNLLSLGAQRSVWMAQNDLDSAVQRLSSGLRINYAWDDPTGLGISERLRASISGMVEAEKNASYNINMLQTAEGALAVIDEKLVRMRAIAVQAANGILTTLDRQVANVEFQQLKSEMDRIARTANYNGFYLLDGSRQASSMNTDPTLALGYNAVSTAAEANSIKFHIGENNEIGRDFYYINIAGMTAGDLGVDALDVSNTASAQSAIETLIAAINSKDTTRTFLGSMVSRLQNTILNLKIARENATASESQIRDADFAEEMSNFTRAQILMQTGVSMLGQANQIPNIVAQLVG, from the coding sequence ATGAGCACAAGAATTAATCACAATCTGCTGTCCCTTGGAGCACAGCGATCAGTCTGGATGGCCCAAAACGACCTCGACTCGGCCGTCCAACGCTTGTCGAGCGGTTTGCGCATCAACTATGCGTGGGACGATCCTACCGGATTGGGCATCAGCGAGCGGCTACGCGCGTCGATTTCAGGTATGGTGGAAGCAGAGAAGAATGCCAGCTACAACATTAATATGCTGCAAACCGCTGAAGGTGCCCTTGCGGTAATTGATGAAAAGCTGGTGCGGATGCGTGCCATCGCCGTGCAGGCTGCCAATGGGATCCTTACGACTCTTGACCGACAGGTCGCCAATGTGGAGTTTCAACAGCTCAAGAGCGAGATGGATCGCATTGCACGTACCGCAAATTACAACGGCTTCTATCTGCTTGATGGTTCGCGCCAAGCGTCATCGATGAACACCGATCCAACACTCGCTTTGGGTTACAATGCCGTCTCGACCGCGGCTGAGGCTAACTCCATCAAGTTCCACATCGGCGAAAACAACGAGATCGGCAGAGACTTCTACTACATTAACATCGCGGGAATGACCGCAGGCGATCTTGGTGTGGACGCGTTGGACGTCTCCAATACTGCGTCTGCACAGAGCGCCATTGAGACGCTTATCGCAGCCATTAACTCCAAGGATACGACGCGCACCTTCCTCGGTTCTATGGTGTCACGCCTCCAGAATACAATTCTGAATCTGAAGATCGCGCGCGAGAACGCTACGGCATCGGAGTCACAAATCCGTGATGCCGATTTTGCCGAGGAAATGTCGAACTTTACGCGTGCCCAAATCCTGATGCAGACTGGTGTTTCCATGCTTGGTCAGGCCAATCAGATTCCGAACATCGTCGCCCAACTGGTCGGCTAA
- a CDS encoding MerR family transcriptional regulator, with the protein MKSEEMIALPRARSSKGPKLFSIGQVHAITGIPKPTIRYWEKEFEDYLEPLRTTGNQRRYDEKSIADLEKINYLVKVQGYTLDGAKRKLEMLRKSDIERPQSNDPIAELARAMSDYLLKKSSRD; encoded by the coding sequence ATGAAATCTGAAGAAATGATCGCACTACCAAGAGCACGCTCGTCAAAAGGTCCAAAACTGTTCTCAATCGGACAAGTTCACGCCATTACAGGGATACCCAAACCGACCATTCGGTATTGGGAAAAGGAGTTCGAGGACTATCTTGAACCTCTGCGCACGACCGGCAATCAGCGCCGCTACGACGAGAAGTCGATAGCCGATCTTGAGAAGATCAACTACCTCGTCAAAGTTCAAGGGTATACTTTGGACGGCGCGAAGCGCAAGCTTGAGATGCTGCGCAAAAGCGACATCGAGAGACCGCAGAGTAATGACCCGATTGCGGAATTGGCCCGCGCAATGTCGGATTATCTTTTGAAGAAGTCGTCCCGCGATTAG
- a CDS encoding glycosyltransferase family 9 protein, with the protein MSKVLLIAITRLGDLIQAEPVSRALKRSGRANHVTVLVEESFLSVAESLDGVDEIMPIRFARVLGTLSSSNRQLPLTEYAVLEKFLSKESYEEVWNLTHTRPAMVLSSLAMGQRKHGVMLDATGLQIVQNDWLTYFFASNLARPWCAHNLVDIYVNAVNGQTPFDARIPRLRGVSNRARPLPEHLNNCDVLLHPGASQTDKQWPIDRFVEVAKWLVERGANVTLIGGKREKSLVSHFCLGGRLKSSVGVTSFRELVELCSSAALLISGDSGPVHVAAACGLPVLALEGGSAHAFETAPYNTNCFVIQPHLSDLLSATPDKYRCSAPPDRIESSTVLSTLQFMIGETREPIANEPVGVYRTAMDPETRGIALFKVSGQQNDYERLIQGLKLFWCHALSCDTPTLSVPDQSRLGLELSRCCKLTRSIERASGDMTCLSALASELSAAEEMLATDLSKRPQLHHLQAFLQISRASVTAESLEEQASALSDLYGRLRKSAHYLDSDAERYSSSEMSNKHTKALT; encoded by the coding sequence TGGTCGAAGAGAGCTTCCTGTCCGTCGCAGAATCACTTGACGGCGTCGATGAGATCATGCCGATCAGATTCGCGCGAGTTCTCGGCACTCTGAGTTCCTCAAATCGACAGCTGCCATTGACAGAGTATGCGGTCCTGGAAAAGTTCTTGTCTAAAGAGAGCTACGAAGAGGTCTGGAATCTGACGCATACACGCCCCGCTATGGTGCTTTCGTCACTTGCGATGGGTCAGCGGAAGCACGGGGTAATGCTTGACGCTACTGGATTGCAAATTGTTCAGAATGACTGGTTGACCTATTTCTTCGCTTCGAATCTTGCACGTCCATGGTGTGCCCACAATTTGGTCGACATTTATGTCAATGCTGTTAACGGTCAGACTCCATTCGATGCGCGCATTCCTCGTTTGCGAGGAGTCAGCAACCGCGCTCGTCCGCTGCCAGAGCACTTGAACAATTGTGATGTGCTGCTGCACCCGGGTGCCTCCCAGACCGATAAACAATGGCCGATTGATCGATTCGTTGAAGTTGCAAAGTGGCTTGTCGAACGTGGCGCAAATGTCACACTGATAGGTGGTAAGCGGGAAAAGTCACTGGTCAGTCACTTTTGCTTGGGAGGACGACTGAAATCGTCTGTTGGTGTGACGTCTTTTCGTGAACTAGTCGAGTTATGCTCTAGCGCTGCTCTGCTGATTTCGGGCGATTCAGGTCCGGTACACGTTGCTGCAGCATGTGGTCTGCCTGTTCTTGCTCTGGAGGGAGGTAGCGCGCACGCGTTTGAAACTGCCCCTTACAACACCAATTGCTTCGTTATTCAGCCTCATCTGTCAGATTTGCTAAGTGCGACTCCGGACAAGTACCGTTGCTCTGCACCACCGGACCGTATTGAAAGCTCTACAGTTCTAAGCACTTTGCAATTCATGATCGGTGAAACACGCGAACCCATAGCAAATGAGCCAGTTGGCGTTTATCGCACAGCTATGGATCCGGAAACTCGAGGAATTGCATTATTCAAAGTATCCGGTCAGCAAAATGACTACGAACGGTTGATCCAAGGCCTGAAACTATTCTGGTGTCACGCACTTTCGTGTGATACGCCGACGCTAAGTGTTCCTGATCAATCGCGCCTCGGCCTTGAGTTGAGCCGTTGTTGCAAGCTGACGAGATCAATTGAGCGCGCTTCAGGTGATATGACGTGCCTGTCAGCGCTTGCATCAGAACTTAGTGCCGCTGAGGAGATGTTGGCAACGGATCTAAGCAAGAGGCCGCAGCTTCATCATTTGCAAGCGTTCCTTCAGATCAGCCGGGCAAGCGTCACGGCAGAGTCACTTGAGGAGCAGGCGAGCGCTCTTTCTGACCTCTACGGCAGACTGCGAAAGTCAGCTCACTACTTGGATTCGGACGCAGAGCGATACTCATCATCGGAAATGTCAAACAAACATACAAAGGCACTCACATGA